In Plectropomus leopardus isolate mb chromosome 20, YSFRI_Pleo_2.0, whole genome shotgun sequence, one DNA window encodes the following:
- the osbp2a gene encoding oxysterol-binding protein 2 has protein sequence MNELVKSLPSPTLPGLHLPCLDTGTYKGWLFKWTNYLKGYQRRWFVLSNGLLSYYRTHAEMAHTCRGTIPLATAHIEVGDTCHLVLTSGGRSYHLKATSEGECQRWVSALQQAKANSSMMMHHSDDSGDEGPLPQEDRTLSQGVLKTLASKLDDLSTCNELIGKHGAALQRSLSELEELRGSADSTDRVKAVNERATLFRITSNAMINACRDFLDVAESHSRRWQKTLQHEREQRHHLEETIEQLAKQHNSLERAWRENPTSYTGVERSQEGDASDENDDAEFFDAMEDSAFITVTASGNIQHKRSGSNQSMMSGGMSNDWTHNENDTSGTNHMQLRRTRRSRIPDKPNYSLNLWSIMKNCIGKDLSKIPMPVNFNEPLSMLQRLTEDLEYSELLDRAARCDSSLEQMCLVAAFSVSSYSTTVNRTAKPFNPLLGETYELDRLDEYGYRSISEQVSHHPPAAAHHVTSQRGWTLWQYITIDSKFRGKYISVMPLGNIHLQFHSSGNHYVWSKVTSTVHNIIVGKLWIDQSGDIDIVNNTTKDTCRLKFSPYSYFSREVPRKVTGVIEDREGTAHYILSGTWDDKMESAKIVDSSQGCGGSEGKQKTVYQTLQPKLLWKKYPLPDNAENMHYFSSLALTLNEPEEGIAPTDSRLRPDQRLMEAGVWDEANVQKQRLEERQRLERKRREAQATQALEEGQDIEGYQPLWFEKRTDDVGESTYVYRGGYWEAKERQDWSQCPEIF, from the exons atgaacGAGCTGGTGAAGAGTCTGCCCTCCCCGACTCTACCGGGGCTCCACCTGCCATGTTTGGATACCGGTACCTACAAAGGCTGGCTCTTTAAATGGACCAACTATCTGAAGGGTTACCAGCGGCGGTGGTTCGTCCTCAGTAACGGCCTGCTGTCCTACTACAG GACTCATGCCGAGATGGCGCACACCTGCCGGGGCACAATTCCCTTAGCAACAGCACACATTGAGGTGGGTGACACCTGCCACCTGGTTTTAACTAGCGGAGGCCGAAGCTACCACCTGAAAGCAACCTCTGAGGGAGAGTGCCAGCGATGGGTGTCAGCGCTGCAGCAAGCGAAGGCCAATTCCTCTATGATGATGCATCACTCAG ATGACTCAGGAGATGAAGGCCCTTTACCTCAGGAAGATCGAACCCTGTCCCAAGGGGTGCTCAAGACTCTGGCCAGCAAGCTAGACGACCTGAGCACCTGTAATGAGCTGATAGGAAAGCACGGTGCAGCCCTCCAGCGCTCCCTCAGCGAACTTGAGGAACTGCGTGGCTCCGCTGACAGCACAGACAGAGTGAAAGCAGTTAATGAGCGAGCCACCCTTTTTCGCATCACCTCCAATGCTATGATCAAT GCTTGTCGTGACTTTCTGGACGTAGCTGAATCTCACAGCCGGAGGTGGCAAAAGACCCTGCAGCATGAGAGAGAGCAGCGTCACCATCTGGAGGAGACAATCGAACAGTTAGCCAAACAGCACAACAGCTTAGAGAGAGCCTGGAGGGAGAACCCCACCTCATATACAG GTGTGGAGCGGTCACAGGAGGGGGATGCGAGTGATGAGAATGACGACGCAGAGTTCTTCGATGCCATGGAGGACTCTGCATTCATAACCGTGACTGCGAGTGGCAACATACAGCACAA GCGCTCAGGGAGTAATCAGAGTATGATGAGTGGAGGAATGTCCAATGACTGGACTCACAATGAGAAT GACACCTCAGGCACAAACCACATGCAGCTACGAAGAACAAGACGCAGTCGTATACCTGACAAACCAAATTACTCCCTTAACCTGTGGAGCATCATGAAGAACTGCATTGGCAAAGACCTGTCCAAGATACCCATgcct GTAAACTTCAATGAGCCATTGTCGATGCTGCAGCGTCTGACGGAGGATCTGGAGTACAGCGAGCTCCTGGACCGCGCGGCTCGCTGTGATTCCTCTCTGGAGCAGATGTGCCTAGTGGCTGCCTTTTCTGTCTCCTCCTACTCCACTACAGTCAATCGAACAGCCAAGCCCTTCAACCCTCTACTGGGGGAGACTTACGAGCTGGACCGACTGGACGAGTATGGTTATCGCTCCATCTCTGAgcag GTCAGTCATCACCCGCCAGCTGCTGCCCACCATGTGACCTCACAACGCGGATGGACCCTGTGGCAGTATATCACCATTGATAGCAAATTTCGTGGGAAATATATTTCTGTCATGCCATTAG GAAACATTCACCTGCAGTTCCACTCAAGCGGAAACCACTACGTGTGGAGCAAAGTGACCTCAACGGTGCACAACATTATTGTGGGGAAACTTTGGATTGATCAG TCTGGGGACATTGACATTGTAAACAACACGACCAAGGACACCTGCCGTCTCAAATTCTCCCCCTACAGCTACTTCTCCCGAGAAGTTCCTCGCAAA GTGACAGGAGTGATAGAGGACAGAGAGGGCACAGCCCATTACATCCTGTCAGGAACCTGGGACGACAAGATGGAGAGTGCCAAAATAGTGGACAGCAGCCAAGGGTGCGGAGGCTCTGAAGGCAAACAAAAGACAGTTTATCAGACTCTTCAGCCCAAACTGTTGTGGAAAAAATATCCTCTACC AGATAACGCAGAGAATATGCACTATTTCTCGTCCTTGGCTCTGACTCTCAATGAGCCAGAAGAAGGTATTGCGCCCACTGACAGTCGTCTGCGACCAGACCAGCGGCTAATGGAGGCAGGTGTGTGGGATGAAGCAAATGTACAGAAGCAGCGTCTAGAGGAGCGTCAGAGgctggagaggaaaagaagagagGCGCAAGCCACTCAGGCCCTGGAGGAAG GGCAAGACATTGAGGGTTACCAGCCACTGTGGTTTGAGAAGAGGACAGATGATGTGGGAGAAAGCACCTACGTCTACAGGGGTGGCTACTGGGAAGCCAAAGAAAGACAGGACTGGAGCCAGTGCCCTGAGATCTTCTAG